A single Lysinibacter sp. HNR DNA region contains:
- a CDS encoding heavy metal translocating P-type ATPase, with amino-acid sequence MTLQIDRPSLTNNGFELDVSGMTCAACAGRVERALNKLDGVNATVNYATERAVITGIADTDAPLAIQQIEKAGYHAHLRDGADDTWSRRATEIRITSLRRRLAVAALLTIPLMDITIVLALIPDWRFPGWEALCVLLAVPIVTWAAWPFHRATVRNLRHGTVSMDTLVSLGITASFGWAVATLIFGLGEGGGYWLGFGITPAGANSLYLDVAAGMTTLQLAGRYFETRSRRKAGDVLGALSALAATHVRILREGAETVEPAANLRVNDVFVILPGETIPADGTVTRGTAAIDTSMMTGEPVPVSVTPGDTVIGGTISSDGRLEITANSVGAHTQLAQMAALTERAQARKAHVQALVDRIVTWFVPAVIVLAILVGIGWSLTGTPAQQAFGIAISVLIIACPCALGLATPTALMVGIGRGATLGILIKGHDALEASGSITTVVLDKTGTLTTGDMSVENITPLGVSSDELLHLAASIEQGSEHTIARAIERAAAPRVPALLPLDSFTALPGLGASARITGSDFLIGNVTLLTQHDVPLTPPAQEAIDRAEDAGHTVVLLARDNALLGVISLTDTLKPRADRAVAALRAQGLETVLLTGDTPAAGTRAAAELGIDRVYAGVLPTHKADTIRRLQEEGKKVAMVGDGINDAVALATADLGLAVVNGTDIALKAADIILVREDLLVIPDAIALSRRTLRTIRTNLIWAFGYNVAAIPVAAAGLLNPLIAAAAMSLSSVFVVYNSLRIQRLRRSR; translated from the coding sequence ATGACCCTCCAGATCGACCGCCCCTCGCTCACCAACAACGGTTTTGAGCTCGACGTCTCGGGTATGACCTGCGCCGCCTGCGCGGGCCGGGTCGAGCGCGCCCTCAACAAGCTCGACGGCGTCAACGCCACCGTCAACTACGCCACCGAACGAGCCGTGATCACCGGGATCGCCGACACCGACGCTCCCCTCGCAATTCAACAGATCGAGAAGGCCGGATACCACGCCCACCTGCGCGACGGAGCGGATGACACCTGGTCACGGCGGGCCACCGAGATCCGCATCACGTCGCTGCGTCGCCGTCTCGCGGTTGCCGCACTCCTCACCATTCCCCTCATGGACATCACCATTGTTCTTGCCCTCATCCCCGACTGGCGCTTCCCGGGGTGGGAGGCGCTCTGCGTGCTGCTCGCCGTGCCCATCGTCACCTGGGCGGCCTGGCCGTTCCACCGCGCCACCGTGAGAAACCTCAGGCACGGCACCGTGAGCATGGACACCCTGGTCTCCCTCGGCATCACCGCCTCGTTTGGGTGGGCCGTCGCCACCCTCATCTTTGGCCTGGGGGAGGGCGGCGGATACTGGCTCGGATTTGGCATCACCCCCGCCGGGGCAAACTCACTCTACCTCGATGTTGCCGCGGGAATGACCACGCTCCAGCTGGCCGGCCGCTACTTCGAAACCCGCTCCCGTCGCAAGGCGGGCGATGTGCTCGGCGCGCTGAGCGCCCTCGCCGCAACCCACGTGCGCATCCTCCGCGAGGGAGCAGAGACCGTGGAACCGGCGGCCAACCTCCGCGTTAACGACGTGTTTGTGATCCTCCCCGGCGAAACGATCCCCGCCGACGGAACCGTCACCCGGGGCACCGCCGCCATCGACACCAGCATGATGACGGGCGAACCCGTTCCCGTCTCCGTCACCCCGGGCGACACCGTGATTGGAGGCACCATCAGCAGCGATGGCCGCCTCGAAATCACGGCAAACTCGGTGGGAGCGCACACCCAGCTTGCTCAGATGGCCGCCCTCACCGAACGGGCGCAGGCGCGCAAGGCGCACGTACAGGCACTGGTGGACCGTATTGTCACCTGGTTTGTTCCCGCCGTTATTGTCCTGGCCATCCTGGTGGGTATCGGCTGGTCACTCACCGGAACCCCCGCCCAGCAGGCGTTTGGAATCGCCATTAGTGTTCTCATCATCGCCTGTCCCTGCGCCCTGGGACTCGCCACCCCCACCGCCCTCATGGTGGGCATCGGGCGCGGAGCCACCCTCGGCATCCTCATCAAGGGACACGACGCCCTCGAAGCCAGCGGCTCCATCACCACCGTGGTTCTCGATAAAACCGGAACCCTCACCACCGGCGACATGTCCGTCGAAAACATCACCCCCCTGGGAGTGAGCAGCGACGAACTGCTGCACCTGGCCGCGTCCATCGAGCAGGGATCAGAACACACCATCGCCCGCGCCATCGAACGCGCGGCGGCGCCCCGCGTTCCGGCCCTGCTCCCCCTCGACAGCTTCACAGCCCTTCCCGGCCTCGGAGCCTCCGCCCGTATCACAGGCTCCGATTTTCTCATCGGCAACGTCACTCTGCTCACCCAACACGACGTCCCCCTCACTCCCCCGGCGCAGGAGGCAATCGATCGCGCCGAGGATGCCGGACACACCGTCGTCCTCCTCGCCCGCGACAACGCCCTCCTCGGTGTGATCTCCCTCACCGACACCCTCAAACCTCGCGCCGACCGGGCTGTTGCCGCGCTCCGGGCTCAGGGCCTCGAGACGGTGCTGCTCACCGGAGACACCCCCGCGGCGGGCACGAGGGCCGCCGCGGAACTGGGCATCGATCGCGTCTACGCGGGTGTGCTCCCCACCCACAAAGCCGACACCATCCGCCGCCTTCAGGAAGAGGGTAAGAAGGTCGCGATGGTTGGCGACGGTATTAACGATGCGGTTGCCCTGGCCACCGCTGACCTCGGACTCGCCGTGGTCAACGGCACCGATATCGCCCTCAAGGCCGCCGATATCATCCTCGTTCGCGAAGATCTCCTGGTCATTCCCGACGCCATCGCCCTCTCCCGCCGTACCCTCCGCACCATTCGCACCAACCTCATCTGGGCCTTTGGGTACAACGTAGCTGCCATCCCCGTTGCCGCCGCGGGGCTACTCAACCCGCTCATCGCGGCGGCCGCGATGTCGCTCTCCTCGGTCTTTGTGGTGTACAACAGCCTCCGCATCCAGCGCCTGCGCCGGAGCCGATAG
- a CDS encoding alpha/beta fold hydrolase, whose amino-acid sequence MIRFSPTISRWVGASALVALLAIPLVSCAPLNAGSAAATVFPEATYPAGKWKDCPLPGQVKRQCMGVEVGQESNENATQVRLAVALTPAEKTSRGILIVDPGGPTISGALFQASFAARAPQSIRDNFDIVGYDRRGFGASSPTTCEIDDPPAFEASSIDEDWSAYEPQLKRQLAECQTNREDPVFTAGIRAGVRDLEAVREALKVDQVNMLAISYGTLLGQAYLAEHPDRVRTMILDGVVDPTVSGPVRSLNDSLDLETAKASYGTDRDPKIAEGFAAALTELQKSYPAFPSYSQDLAYLCTDFTWPTSPAGLAAWGLSLEEQADVLTSRAPCVLWPTRAPVGTLSFKDSPKPLIINSTKDARTPLAGAQAVARATGGTLLTMPGPFHGLTGSFTCPTQRAADYLLSGILPAPGECPAPKVSVD is encoded by the coding sequence ATGATTCGTTTCTCTCCCACTATTTCTCGATGGGTGGGTGCCTCTGCGCTAGTAGCGCTCCTGGCAATCCCTCTTGTATCCTGCGCGCCCCTCAACGCTGGTTCCGCCGCTGCGACGGTCTTCCCGGAAGCCACATACCCTGCAGGAAAATGGAAAGACTGTCCGCTGCCCGGGCAAGTGAAACGCCAATGCATGGGAGTCGAAGTTGGTCAGGAGTCGAACGAAAACGCAACGCAGGTTCGCCTAGCGGTAGCGCTTACTCCGGCGGAAAAGACCTCTCGCGGAATACTCATCGTTGACCCCGGAGGCCCCACGATCTCCGGGGCGCTCTTTCAGGCCAGTTTCGCGGCCCGAGCCCCGCAATCCATCCGCGACAACTTCGATATCGTTGGCTACGATCGGCGCGGCTTCGGAGCAAGCTCACCGACCACCTGCGAGATTGATGACCCCCCGGCATTCGAAGCATCGAGCATTGACGAGGACTGGTCAGCTTACGAACCACAGCTCAAGCGTCAGCTGGCTGAGTGTCAAACAAATCGAGAAGATCCTGTCTTCACCGCCGGAATCCGAGCCGGAGTTCGGGATCTGGAGGCTGTGCGCGAAGCGCTCAAAGTGGACCAGGTGAACATGCTCGCCATCTCCTATGGCACGCTTCTCGGGCAAGCCTACCTCGCTGAACACCCCGACCGGGTTCGCACTATGATCCTCGACGGTGTCGTGGACCCAACCGTTTCCGGACCTGTGCGGTCTCTGAACGATTCTCTCGATCTTGAAACGGCCAAAGCGAGCTACGGAACCGATCGCGACCCGAAAATCGCAGAAGGATTCGCTGCTGCTTTGACGGAGTTGCAGAAGTCTTACCCTGCTTTTCCCTCGTACTCGCAAGACCTCGCCTACCTCTGCACGGACTTCACTTGGCCCACCTCTCCCGCGGGTCTTGCAGCCTGGGGTCTCAGTCTGGAAGAGCAGGCCGACGTGCTCACCAGCCGGGCACCCTGTGTGCTGTGGCCAACGCGTGCTCCCGTCGGAACCCTCAGCTTCAAGGACTCCCCGAAACCGCTGATCATTAACAGCACAAAAGACGCTCGAACGCCCCTGGCCGGGGCGCAAGCCGTCGCTCGCGCGACGGGTGGAACTTTGCTCACCATGCCCGGCCCGTTCCACGGGCTCACCGGTAGCTTTACCTGTCCTACCCAGCGTGCTGCTGACTATCTCCTGAGCGGAATTCTTCCCGCGCCTGGAGAGTGCCCCGCACCGAAGGTGTCTGTCGATTAA
- a CDS encoding histidine kinase, with translation MKVQPRRLSWVWVVIISTLSIALFVVSSTLGTTIYSIPIVFSLGLSALQACGLMFVYRFPRGGNSAGAVAAITLMIVGNAAADKAPWPIAVTTLIAMIAMLGISATGGDWLPAVVAGAVVASGAAIMATTVAADLPPGPIIANITVYLSLAAAAVIGGTLLHSALQTRRELQTALEASEIALARREVVEERTRIAREMHDVVAHGMSVIQVQAASARYRHTSIPPEVAEEFDELAATARTALNEMRALLGVLRADEQAPQAPQPGLTELPDLVTGAGAALRDATLLDHLPQKVRQRLAPVVALTVYRVVQESLSNVIRHAPGSAVEVKLSYEIKHNTHGEGELHVSVHNTPPPTIRSHGIDPSGHGIRGMKERVSALGGTLDTAPTADGGFTVLATIPLTVEATIL, from the coding sequence ATGAAGGTGCAACCGCGTCGACTCTCCTGGGTGTGGGTGGTCATCATATCCACGCTCTCCATCGCGCTATTTGTGGTGAGTTCGACACTCGGAACCACTATTTACAGTATCCCGATCGTATTCAGCCTCGGACTCTCAGCACTGCAGGCGTGCGGCCTCATGTTTGTTTACCGCTTCCCCCGCGGGGGTAACAGCGCCGGAGCCGTTGCTGCAATTACGCTGATGATTGTTGGCAACGCAGCCGCCGACAAAGCTCCCTGGCCGATCGCCGTCACAACACTCATCGCAATGATCGCCATGCTCGGGATATCCGCCACGGGTGGAGACTGGCTCCCCGCGGTAGTAGCAGGAGCGGTTGTCGCTAGTGGGGCGGCGATCATGGCCACGACCGTCGCTGCGGACCTGCCGCCCGGGCCAATCATCGCAAACATTACGGTTTACCTCTCCCTCGCCGCTGCCGCCGTCATCGGTGGAACGCTGCTGCACTCCGCGCTCCAAACCCGCAGGGAGCTACAGACAGCCCTCGAAGCGTCAGAAATCGCCCTCGCACGGCGCGAAGTGGTCGAAGAACGCACCCGCATCGCACGCGAAATGCACGATGTTGTTGCGCACGGCATGTCGGTCATCCAGGTACAGGCGGCGAGCGCACGCTACCGGCACACCAGCATTCCCCCGGAGGTCGCGGAGGAGTTTGACGAACTCGCCGCCACCGCACGCACGGCCCTCAACGAGATGCGCGCGCTACTCGGTGTACTTCGTGCTGACGAGCAGGCACCTCAGGCACCGCAGCCCGGTCTCACCGAACTGCCCGATCTTGTGACGGGCGCGGGTGCAGCGTTGCGGGATGCCACACTCCTTGATCACCTACCCCAAAAAGTTCGGCAGCGCTTAGCCCCGGTCGTAGCGCTCACGGTATATCGCGTGGTACAGGAATCGCTGAGCAACGTAATACGCCACGCGCCCGGGTCAGCGGTCGAGGTGAAGCTCAGCTACGAGATAAAACACAACACACACGGCGAAGGGGAACTACACGTGAGTGTGCACAACACCCCTCCCCCCACCATCCGCAGCCACGGTATCGATCCCAGCGGGCACGGAATCCGGGGCATGAAAGAGCGGGTCTCGGCCCTCGGCGGCACGCTCGACACTGCACCCACTGCAGATGGCGGTTTCACCGTACTTGCGACAATCCCCCTCACAGTGGAGGCCACCATACTATGA
- a CDS encoding response regulator transcription factor, with protein MTISILIADDQAMVRAGFAAILEAQPDCGVVGQAENGAIAVELSQKLRPDIVLMDVRMPEMNGLEATKKLMELSARYQYRPRVIILTTFDIDEYVYDALAAGASGFLLKDAPPADLVQAVRVVAAGDALLAPSVTKRLINRFAEHRPPSDRHLLRLAELTEREREILVDVGKGLSNAEIADELFIAEQTVKTHITRIFSKLHLRDRVQAVILAYDAGLVKPKQ; from the coding sequence ATGACCATTTCAATTCTTATCGCAGATGATCAGGCCATGGTGAGGGCTGGATTTGCCGCAATCCTTGAGGCCCAACCCGATTGTGGAGTGGTAGGGCAGGCAGAGAACGGTGCAATTGCGGTAGAACTATCACAAAAGCTTCGACCCGACATCGTGTTGATGGACGTCCGTATGCCCGAGATGAACGGGCTGGAGGCCACCAAAAAGCTGATGGAGCTGTCAGCACGCTACCAGTACCGACCCCGTGTGATTATCCTGACCACCTTCGACATCGACGAGTATGTTTACGACGCTCTCGCTGCGGGGGCAAGCGGTTTTCTCCTCAAAGACGCTCCGCCCGCAGATCTGGTGCAGGCGGTGCGCGTGGTTGCCGCGGGTGACGCGCTGCTCGCCCCGAGTGTCACCAAGAGGTTGATCAATCGCTTTGCAGAACACCGCCCCCCGAGTGACCGTCACCTGCTTCGCCTCGCCGAACTCACCGAGCGTGAGCGTGAGATCCTCGTGGATGTGGGAAAGGGACTCTCGAACGCGGAGATCGCCGACGAGCTTTTCATCGCCGAACAGACCGTAAAAACACACATCACCCGGATTTTCTCGAAGCTGCATCTCCGTGATCGAGTGCAGGCGGTGATCTTGGCCTACGATGCCGGACTGGTGAAACCGAAACAATAG
- a CDS encoding acyltransferase: protein MTRTAPVSSSVSRDTQPLGNQARRTVDDTSPASGRDRAVDLARAACLLAVVGVHALMVGVSIPDGTAVLENALESWSGFTVFSWFAQMMPLFFVLGGFASATHYRRLRARGTSPTDYVATRLRRLLPVPLAAAGVTVTILCGLALSGADSQVVATAGWRISQPLWFLGVYILCSALVPLMLTLHERAPRRTLAVLACGVVFVDLLRSVTGIDTIGFVNLVFVWIAVQQLGFWLADGRTPGIRTAVFAVCGMVVLMVLGISPANLFDALNPPTGALALLGVVQFTAFGALRATLASRAEIPSVLRISDAINNRSLSVYSWHMPVIVLLAGLLLVAEHTLPIPLTAQWWITRPAWLLAVGIAVSVVVAATGRLENRPRTHENIRPAAPTAPAIPSTWLIGFSVVCSAGGVLLILAATGSLWAWISGAAMLACGLQATQKMQITRRNPAPLYGI from the coding sequence ATGACCCGCACCGCACCCGTCTCTTCTTCTGTTTCCAGAGACACACAGCCGCTCGGGAACCAAGCACGCCGCACGGTCGATGACACATCACCGGCTAGTGGGCGGGATCGGGCCGTCGATCTTGCTCGTGCGGCCTGCCTGCTTGCCGTGGTGGGTGTGCACGCTCTTATGGTTGGAGTGAGTATTCCCGATGGCACTGCGGTACTGGAGAATGCGCTGGAGTCGTGGTCGGGATTCACAGTGTTCTCGTGGTTCGCCCAAATGATGCCCCTCTTTTTCGTCCTTGGTGGTTTTGCCTCCGCCACCCACTATCGTCGTTTGCGGGCACGTGGCACCAGCCCGACCGACTATGTGGCGACACGACTCCGCAGGCTGTTGCCCGTCCCCCTGGCTGCAGCGGGAGTCACCGTAACGATACTCTGTGGTCTTGCCCTCTCGGGCGCGGACAGTCAGGTCGTTGCGACAGCGGGGTGGCGCATCAGCCAGCCGCTCTGGTTTCTCGGTGTGTATATTCTCTGCTCCGCGTTGGTTCCCCTCATGCTCACGCTACACGAGCGGGCTCCGCGCCGAACCCTTGCCGTGCTGGCCTGCGGTGTTGTCTTTGTTGACCTGTTACGGTCGGTGACGGGGATCGACACAATCGGTTTTGTCAACCTCGTGTTTGTCTGGATTGCCGTTCAACAGCTCGGGTTCTGGCTGGCCGATGGCCGCACACCCGGTATCCGCACCGCAGTTTTTGCGGTGTGCGGAATGGTGGTCCTGATGGTTCTGGGAATCTCACCCGCTAACCTTTTTGATGCTCTCAACCCACCAACCGGAGCGCTCGCGCTTCTCGGGGTTGTACAGTTCACCGCCTTTGGGGCCCTGCGCGCCACACTCGCAAGCCGGGCAGAAATCCCGAGTGTGCTCCGCATCTCAGATGCCATCAACAACCGATCGCTGAGCGTCTATTCGTGGCATATGCCCGTTATCGTGTTGCTCGCTGGTCTGCTTCTTGTGGCGGAGCACACGCTACCGATCCCGCTCACAGCACAGTGGTGGATCACCCGTCCTGCGTGGCTTCTTGCCGTCGGGATCGCGGTCTCGGTGGTCGTCGCTGCCACCGGCCGACTTGAAAATCGGCCGCGAACCCATGAAAACATACGCCCGGCCGCACCAACAGCCCCCGCCATACCTTCAACTTGGCTCATCGGGTTCAGCGTGGTGTGCAGTGCCGGTGGAGTGTTATTGATCCTCGCGGCGACCGGATCCCTCTGGGCGTGGATAAGCGGTGCGGCAATGCTCGCTTGCGGGTTACAGGCCACACAGAAGATGCAGATCACACGGCGCAACCCTGCGCCACTATACGGGATTTAA
- a CDS encoding ABC transporter substrate-binding protein translates to MRKRHAKTLPMIVGIALLGFVLAACAPAADTTSTPESASVSSLGPVTPNSTPLEEETAEFEALYQDAIAEGGQLTVWAGGDRPNQQDALAKLFSDRFPEIDIHMAVDLSKLHGEKISEQLASETLVPDVAQLQTSHDFDRWKEEGELLAFRPVGVAQQFPGYADEDGAFLSLRVNSFVPQYAKVGVETAPSSYLDFLEPEYADHKLVLPYPHDDDAVLYVYTKIVEKYGEEFLQRLADQNPTFLRGTAANDMLVGKEGYLATLTGHIRPLDPQFSDSYIPEEDPFLAWVQRTAIFKQAQNPAAAKLYLAFIASKEYQSVLPSWSTRMDVPTPEGLRPLSDYPNADPLDFIEWMSDREGVAQAEALMESYFGPVVGESPLTDPYLLDVLGLEARPGTA, encoded by the coding sequence ATGAGAAAACGTCATGCAAAAACCCTGCCCATGATTGTGGGAATAGCACTATTAGGATTCGTACTAGCCGCATGCGCGCCCGCGGCAGATACCACATCCACGCCAGAATCGGCATCCGTCTCATCGCTGGGACCGGTGACGCCAAACAGCACTCCGCTCGAAGAAGAAACCGCCGAATTCGAGGCGCTCTACCAGGACGCAATTGCCGAGGGCGGCCAACTCACGGTGTGGGCCGGTGGGGATCGCCCCAACCAGCAGGACGCCCTGGCCAAGCTCTTTTCGGATCGCTTCCCCGAGATCGACATCCACATGGCAGTTGACCTCTCGAAGCTCCACGGCGAAAAGATCAGCGAGCAGCTCGCTTCGGAAACACTCGTTCCCGACGTTGCGCAGCTGCAAACCTCTCACGATTTCGACCGTTGGAAAGAAGAGGGCGAACTTCTTGCGTTCAGGCCGGTGGGAGTTGCCCAGCAATTTCCCGGCTATGCGGACGAGGACGGGGCCTTCCTCAGCCTCCGGGTTAACTCTTTTGTTCCCCAATACGCCAAGGTGGGTGTTGAGACCGCTCCCAGCAGCTACCTCGACTTCCTCGAACCCGAGTACGCGGATCACAAGCTTGTGCTCCCCTACCCGCACGACGATGATGCCGTACTCTACGTGTACACAAAGATTGTTGAAAAATATGGCGAAGAATTTCTGCAGCGACTAGCGGATCAGAACCCCACCTTCCTCCGCGGAACCGCGGCAAACGACATGCTCGTTGGCAAAGAAGGATACCTTGCCACCCTCACCGGGCACATCAGACCCCTCGATCCGCAGTTCTCAGACTCCTACATCCCCGAGGAAGACCCGTTCCTCGCCTGGGTGCAGCGAACCGCCATCTTCAAGCAGGCCCAAAACCCCGCTGCCGCAAAGCTCTACCTCGCCTTCATCGCCAGCAAGGAGTACCAATCGGTGCTTCCCTCCTGGTCAACAAGAATGGATGTGCCCACCCCCGAGGGTCTGCGTCCACTGAGCGATTACCCTAACGCTGACCCCCTCGACTTTATCGAGTGGATGAGCGACAGGGAGGGCGTTGCCCAGGCGGAAGCCCTCATGGAGAGCTACTTTGGCCCTGTTGTTGGCGAGTCACCCCTCACGGATCCCTACCTGCTCGACGTGCTTGGCCTCGAGGCCCGACCGGGAACCGCCTAG
- a CDS encoding amidohydrolase, with protein MTSIVDVIALRRELHAHPEIAFLEIGTSVLVREHLATHGWAVRSGPEVIDLESVAGAPDAAALDRAAAEAIAAGRNPELVARVRAEGTALIAILEGKRPGPHTAFRFDMDALPLEEATGDSHPPACEGFRSRYPGRMHACAHDGNVAVGLALAARLADRDFTGTVTLVFQPAEEGVRGAAAMLAAAPLTGVERFFGLHLGNSMPSGQVAGSAVGLLATAKLMARFTGRDAHAGSAPEQGRNALLAGATAALNLHALPRFAGDLTRVNVGTLAAGSALNVVPSSAELGVELRAGRGETLDELLRRVRVILAAAAEMQECDLVIEQAGMATSITPDESAIDEVEAAARALGVEDFVRTRVLNASDDFSLFARDVQSRGGTAAFVLVGGANSAPHHHPEFDIDERSLPLAVELLERLVRVG; from the coding sequence GTGACCAGCATTGTTGATGTGATTGCCCTTCGCAGGGAGTTGCACGCGCATCCGGAGATCGCGTTTCTCGAGATCGGCACGAGTGTGCTCGTGCGCGAACACCTGGCCACACACGGCTGGGCCGTGCGCAGCGGCCCCGAGGTGATAGACCTCGAATCGGTCGCAGGTGCCCCGGACGCGGCGGCGCTCGATCGGGCCGCGGCGGAGGCGATTGCGGCCGGTCGAAACCCCGAGCTGGTGGCGCGGGTCAGGGCCGAGGGCACGGCCCTCATCGCAATACTCGAGGGTAAACGCCCCGGACCACACACCGCGTTTCGCTTCGATATGGATGCGCTTCCCCTGGAGGAGGCCACGGGCGACTCACACCCTCCCGCGTGCGAGGGATTCCGCAGCCGCTACCCCGGACGGATGCACGCCTGCGCGCACGACGGCAACGTGGCGGTTGGTCTTGCGCTCGCCGCCCGCCTTGCCGATCGCGATTTTACGGGCACCGTCACGCTGGTGTTTCAACCGGCGGAGGAGGGTGTGCGCGGTGCCGCGGCTATGCTCGCCGCCGCGCCGCTTACGGGTGTGGAGCGATTCTTTGGGCTTCACCTGGGCAACTCCATGCCGAGTGGGCAGGTTGCCGGAAGCGCCGTTGGTTTGTTGGCCACGGCAAAGCTCATGGCCCGTTTCACCGGTCGGGATGCTCACGCCGGCTCAGCCCCCGAGCAGGGCCGCAACGCGCTGCTGGCCGGGGCAACCGCGGCGCTTAATCTGCACGCGCTTCCGCGTTTTGCCGGGGACCTCACCCGGGTGAACGTGGGAACCCTCGCGGCGGGTAGTGCGCTCAACGTGGTCCCGAGCAGTGCCGAGCTGGGCGTTGAATTGCGAGCCGGTCGGGGTGAAACCCTGGACGAGCTGCTGCGTCGCGTGCGGGTAATACTCGCCGCCGCCGCGGAGATGCAGGAGTGCGACCTGGTGATCGAGCAGGCCGGAATGGCCACCTCAATCACCCCCGACGAGTCGGCAATCGATGAGGTGGAGGCCGCGGCACGGGCTCTTGGCGTTGAGGATTTTGTGCGCACCAGGGTTCTCAATGCGAGTGATGACTTTTCGCTCTTTGCCCGCGACGTTCAGAGCCGCGGTGGTACCGCCGCCTTTGTGCTCGTGGGCGGGGCAAACTCCGCCCCACACCACCACCCGGAGTTCGATATTGACGAGAGGAGCCTGCCGCTTGCCGTGGAGCTTCTTGAGCGATTGGTTCGGGTGGGTTAA
- a CDS encoding alpha/beta hydrolase, whose amino-acid sequence MITTPATETPATTTRVLFLHAYPLNAAMWDGVRAELPDHWQSEAFSYQGFGGTQAPAGEPRLTPFVEQVIGWLEEHGPAVLVGLSLGGYVMGQVARWRPELLRGVVFCDTRLTPDGPEERERRETNARRIETEGIDFLLREYLPNCIGTTTSDTRPDVVSRAAELITQSNPEGLAWGMRAMATRTDTREAVRRADVPGHVIVGEEDLLCNAQDRADLQEATGGGMTVINGVGHYSALESPPEFARALVRAVEGWEL is encoded by the coding sequence ATGATCACGACACCGGCAACCGAGACACCGGCGACCACAACACGAGTGCTATTTCTGCACGCCTACCCGCTCAACGCCGCCATGTGGGACGGCGTGAGAGCCGAACTACCCGATCACTGGCAGAGCGAGGCGTTCAGCTACCAGGGCTTTGGCGGCACACAAGCGCCCGCCGGGGAACCGCGGCTGACCCCGTTTGTGGAGCAGGTTATAGGCTGGCTCGAGGAGCACGGCCCCGCGGTGCTCGTGGGCCTTTCGCTGGGCGGATATGTGATGGGTCAGGTGGCCCGGTGGCGGCCCGAGCTTCTCCGGGGCGTTGTGTTTTGTGACACCCGCCTCACACCCGACGGCCCCGAAGAGCGTGAGCGTCGCGAGACAAACGCGCGCCGCATCGAGACCGAGGGCATCGACTTTCTGCTGCGCGAGTACCTACCCAATTGCATCGGAACAACCACCAGTGACACGCGTCCGGACGTGGTTTCCCGGGCCGCCGAACTTATCACCCAATCGAACCCCGAGGGCCTCGCCTGGGGGATGCGCGCGATGGCAACCCGCACAGACACCCGCGAGGCGGTGCGCCGGGCCGACGTTCCCGGACACGTGATCGTGGGCGAGGAAGACCTGCTCTGCAACGCGCAGGATCGTGCCGACCTGCAGGAGGCAACCGGCGGCGGCATGACTGTTATTAACGGGGTGGGGCACTACAGCGCGCTGGAGAGTCCGCCCGAGTTTGCCCGGGCACTGGTTCGGGCGGTAGAGGGGTGGGAACTCTAA